The Phycisphaerales bacterium AB-hyl4 genome contains a region encoding:
- a CDS encoding LysM peptidoglycan-binding domain-containing protein → MTRETKVGLLIGMGVILLIGIIVSDTLSVARQGPADLADHGDRSQDSIFRPGPGDGLSHREQLALNDRADREMREQRRDPLPASEDAETRRRRAAAEQAEAQRRAAAAGRQLPTALSLDDGRSAQTSRRAAEPAPEARESRDVPSINLSHDWIFHTPEPVEPDEPRRDASASQRVAEAEPTSPAAEVSRVDTAVRSATPTRAAAQVTHEVQRGESLYVIARNYYGSGEYWRRIAEANPDTVGSEGRVSAGTELVIPDRSSLTLRDAGFEPVGTERAVRVEDVTRSRSQQQREIEVGSGDTLSGLAARHLGSASRWRELLEANSDKLDSDTALRAGMTLKLPSGSAAGSGGSSASRDSGRSSGGSSRQYTVRGGDSLTRIAQRELGDGERWRDIYDANRDQLPSPDSLRVGQTLRLP, encoded by the coding sequence ATGACACGCGAAACGAAGGTCGGTCTGCTGATTGGCATGGGCGTGATCCTCTTAATCGGGATCATCGTCAGTGATACGCTTTCGGTAGCCCGGCAGGGGCCCGCGGACCTCGCGGACCACGGCGACCGCAGCCAGGATTCAATCTTCCGCCCCGGCCCCGGCGACGGCCTGTCGCATCGCGAGCAGCTTGCCCTCAATGATCGGGCCGATCGTGAGATGCGCGAACAGCGCCGCGACCCGCTGCCCGCTTCGGAAGACGCCGAAACGCGCCGCCGACGTGCTGCCGCGGAGCAGGCCGAGGCCCAGCGTCGCGCCGCGGCGGCGGGGCGTCAGTTGCCCACGGCGTTGTCGCTGGATGATGGACGCTCGGCTCAAACGAGTCGGCGTGCTGCGGAGCCGGCACCGGAGGCTCGCGAGTCGCGCGACGTGCCGAGCATCAACCTTTCGCACGACTGGATTTTCCACACGCCTGAGCCCGTTGAGCCTGATGAGCCGAGGCGTGACGCGTCGGCATCGCAGCGTGTGGCCGAGGCTGAGCCGACATCACCCGCTGCCGAGGTGTCACGCGTTGACACGGCTGTCCGCAGTGCAACCCCGACGCGGGCCGCGGCGCAGGTGACGCATGAGGTACAGCGAGGCGAGTCGCTTTACGTGATCGCCCGCAACTACTACGGCAGCGGCGAGTACTGGCGTCGCATCGCCGAGGCCAACCCCGACACGGTCGGCTCGGAAGGGCGCGTGTCGGCAGGCACGGAACTGGTGATCCCCGATCGCTCGTCGCTGACGCTGCGAGACGCGGGCTTCGAGCCGGTGGGCACGGAGCGGGCGGTGCGGGTGGAGGATGTGACCCGATCGCGATCGCAGCAGCAGCGTGAAATTGAAGTCGGCTCGGGCGATACGCTCTCGGGCCTGGCGGCGCGACACCTCGGCTCGGCCAGTCGATGGCGTGAGCTGCTCGAAGCCAACAGCGACAAGCTCGACTCCGACACCGCGCTGCGGGCGGGCATGACCTTGAAGTTGCCCAGCGGCAGTGCGGCTGGCAGTGGCGGCAGCAGCGCAAGCCGTGACAGCGGCCGATCGAGCGGTGGATCGTCGCGGCAGTACACCGTCCGTGGCGGCGACTCGCTGACGCGGATCGCCCAACGTGAACTGGGCGACGGCGAACGCTGGCGCGACATTTACGACGCCAACCGCGACCAGTTGCCCAGCCCGGACAGCCTTCGCGTGGGTCAGACGCTGCGGCTGCCGTGA
- a CDS encoding peptidoglycan D,D-transpeptidase FtsI family protein — protein MSHDPTSDDASANDGLRVQRDARPMARSPLMSGAGADDGSRGAARALWVGRVMMVLLTLVFLLLLVRVGQLQTSPAEPVAKRLDTQTSRHTLHGRRGAILDRRGRVIASSRVAYRLFVDPQLIVDRNTFSEYVGYTLDYDPAWVEMTLHQRHGSRYIVLDERLSDERLAALADFKLPGLAVEPVLVRDYPKQMRAGHLVGFVGVDGHGLEGIERQFDERLRPRPGRMQYLRDARRQPLWVTADAYQPHEDGQPVRLSIDITIQEIAEKQLAETIEKYQAEAGQIVVMHPRTGEILALAHAPSFSPARFRDSSGDDRRNRAVTDVFEPGSIFKPMIWAAMTQMGAASIDEKIDCTTSGVYRSPRGRRLRDSRPLGELTWEEVLMNSSNIGMAIVAQRIGNEKLHDIVRAFGFGATTDSGLSGEVVGLVNPLRQWNHYSETSIPMGQEIGVTALQIVRAFAVFGNDGLLVRPTVEAVDPDDAAFNPIQQRVLLPSVARHTRHVLRRAVEEGTGRHAKSDLYAIWGKTGTAQLPDLVHGGYQQGQYVASFMAGAPLDEPELIVGCFIQKPDRSIGYYGGLVAGPPVKRVIEESLLYLNVSPDAEAHRRQAAYDAEARP, from the coding sequence ATGAGCCACGACCCGACCAGCGATGACGCGTCGGCAAACGACGGACTGCGCGTGCAGCGCGATGCCAGGCCTATGGCGCGGTCACCCCTGATGAGCGGTGCGGGCGCGGACGATGGTTCGCGTGGTGCGGCGCGGGCGTTGTGGGTCGGCCGTGTGATGATGGTGCTGCTGACGCTGGTGTTCCTGCTGCTGCTGGTCCGGGTGGGGCAGTTGCAGACCTCGCCTGCCGAGCCGGTGGCGAAACGGCTGGACACGCAGACGAGTCGGCATACGCTGCACGGCCGACGGGGCGCGATCCTCGATCGGCGGGGGCGGGTGATCGCCAGTTCGCGAGTCGCCTATCGCCTGTTCGTCGACCCGCAACTCATTGTCGACCGCAATACCTTTTCCGAATACGTCGGCTACACGCTCGACTACGACCCGGCGTGGGTGGAGATGACGCTACACCAGCGTCACGGCAGCCGATACATCGTGCTCGACGAGCGGCTGAGCGACGAACGCCTCGCGGCGCTGGCGGACTTCAAGCTGCCGGGCCTGGCGGTCGAGCCGGTGCTGGTGCGTGATTATCCAAAGCAGATGCGGGCGGGGCATCTCGTCGGCTTCGTGGGGGTGGACGGGCATGGGCTGGAAGGCATCGAGCGGCAGTTTGATGAGCGGCTTCGCCCCCGGCCCGGCCGAATGCAGTACCTCCGCGACGCGCGGCGCCAGCCGTTGTGGGTGACCGCCGACGCGTACCAGCCGCATGAAGACGGCCAGCCGGTGCGGTTGTCGATCGACATCACGATTCAGGAGATCGCCGAGAAGCAACTGGCCGAGACGATCGAAAAGTACCAGGCCGAGGCGGGCCAGATCGTGGTCATGCATCCGCGAACGGGTGAAATTCTCGCGTTGGCGCACGCGCCGAGCTTCAGTCCGGCGCGCTTTCGCGACTCGAGCGGGGACGATCGGCGGAACCGGGCGGTGACTGACGTGTTCGAGCCGGGCTCGATCTTCAAGCCCATGATCTGGGCGGCGATGACGCAGATGGGCGCGGCGAGCATTGATGAGAAGATCGACTGCACGACCAGCGGCGTATACCGCTCGCCGCGCGGCCGACGTTTGCGCGACTCCCGCCCGCTCGGCGAGCTGACGTGGGAAGAGGTGTTGATGAACTCGAGCAACATCGGCATGGCGATTGTTGCTCAGCGCATCGGCAACGAAAAGCTGCACGACATCGTCCGCGCCTTCGGCTTCGGAGCGACGACCGACTCGGGGTTGTCCGGCGAAGTGGTGGGCCTGGTCAATCCGCTGCGGCAGTGGAATCACTACTCGGAAACATCGATCCCGATGGGGCAGGAGATCGGCGTCACGGCGTTGCAGATCGTCCGCGCGTTTGCGGTGTTCGGCAACGACGGCCTGCTGGTTCGGCCGACGGTTGAAGCGGTGGACCCCGACGATGCGGCGTTCAACCCCATCCAGCAGCGCGTGCTCCTACCCAGCGTGGCCCGGCATACGCGTCATGTACTGCGTCGGGCGGTGGAGGAAGGGACCGGCCGACATGCCAAATCCGACCTTTACGCCATCTGGGGCAAGACGGGCACGGCCCAACTGCCCGACCTCGTGCACGGCGGCTACCAGCAGGGGCAGTATGTTGCTTCGTTCATGGCGGGCGCGCCGCTGGACGAGCCGGAACTGATCGTCGGCTGCTTCATCCAGAAGCCCGATCGCAGCATCGGCTACTACGGCGGCCTCGTCGCGGGCCCGCCAGTGAAGCGGGTGATTGAAGAAAGCCTGCTATATCTCAATGTCTCGCCCGACGCGGAGGCGCACCGTCGCCAGGCGGCCTACGACGCCGAAGCTCGG